A portion of the uncultured Draconibacterium sp. genome contains these proteins:
- a CDS encoding T9SS type A sorting domain-containing protein → MRRFIYLIIWLLLPAWLSAQTNISKVEYWYDGNYSTVHTQSLTPGTSVSYTDLLDVSSLEPGLHTATFRFQDDRGVWGSLLTKFFSYNPESFSGPLLITAVEYWYDGKYTSAVETSLTPGASIDWNTLLDVSSLNNGLHTATCRFKDSRGTWSAPFIRFFSIDENDGLQQIVGLEYWLDDDYTNKFDSTFAATSIMHLDKIVDVSSLWPGLHFLNIRLMDERGKWSAPACWYFAKDESETPRFHKLSALEYWYDGDYSSVQTNSISATSLINLDEQLNVSALTNGVHSVSYRFQNETGDWSPAYSQLFSKFPDAAGPEILKITMQEYWFNGDYSNVQTSTVPSTNALNIDENIDVSSLTNGIHILSSRYKDEAGNWSSAYSSLFVKYSPDPLPDMHDLVAMEYWIDGAISGKVNTSITPGAEFMLDTQLDISALTDGLHSISFRFQDKAGNWSSALSALFSKFENETITADNKITGYRYWADNLIGSATEVILATPVKSLNLDEILDVSSFPSGQHVVSFQFRDDQGIWSSAISQTYSKVVEPTLTISASDSSVCKGSVINFAADYTDADVIEWNFGDGSNSNEFSPEHIYSEAGVFEVSAIVTHTDSSKSAFDTIVGGIEVYPSQNIWLGDADTIFFSSFESDDLNTAPASWIQKYDGTGTANQVVVDDPVKNGVKSFQMEGASSWASEYYRRPATMPTEVTLEAWVNCEKILSGLAGSIGVGNFNVGSWGTRTSRLQFTNGKISATYSDGPTYEIMDYTPGQWYHIKMIHDLANRSYQVYINNVQVSGTNGSETTYDFPMHPSVETIDVMLCAGNSGTTKMFFDDILLSEKGDFEVCESDLPYQLGSQQITSEGFYSETMTNSYGCDSVVSFNLVINPSDSIWLADTICEIELPYAFGEQSLVASGVYTEDFPTAFGCDSIVTLTLVVNDTTINTDAVTICETDLPYTFGTSSLTSAGIYTEVFSNVYGCDSTVTLTLTVNDTSLTELEMSVCENDLPLIIGLDTFYNEGVYTKQLNNTMGCDSTVILSLNVLDTSLVTAEIEICENLLPFTFGTQSLSAGGVYSESFEKDNGCDSTVILTLIVKDTFAVLDTVTVCESELPFNWDGDELWTSGPYIRTFTAENGCDSTVSLTFNVLDSSLVEQKITVCESELPFTFGTQTLDTSGIFTEVFDAANGCDSTVILTLNVLDSTIRNQEVTVCAGDVPYVFGTQTLSSSGIFTEVFNGSNGCDSTVILNLTVSDTFRIADTVTICENDIPYTFGTQTLLTDGIYTELFTTTAGCDSTVVLVFAINDTAQTAFADTVCENDLPYVFGSQSLTSSGVYSEAFVAANGCDSVVTLSLKVHQSYVTHIYETVSPSELPFVFGSQQLTKTGTFSNTYPTIFGCDSTITLHLQVRDINPPVAKCNPIEVELNHDGFYSLDNFDLEAIAQGSNDDISEFEDLTISVSPAEFTCENIGENAVTVKVKDAVGNQATCTTTITVLDQIANPKIDEVDNQIMDEDSNLELVLTGILGGTACETWDVALSATSLGTDLISELTIDHLPNDSSALLHILLQDNQHGIDSIFISVQDSLGNSTNIGFLLTVNAVNDRPEIVQEIEDQIMTAGDSASITVSKIPGEYYSDLDDTTFIFSLDAENEELPDWIVIRETVEQYIYTFTPSESDTGCFNFILTIEDEAGGATHDTFRVCIDPLEVGVSVLEANDFGINLYPNPTRGEVNITLKSPPQGEIELLVTSISGSEVLRKTYRSGERISFNLSEDISGTYLVILQMHNKRVVRKLILDKK, encoded by the coding sequence TTGAATATTGGTACGATGGTAAATATACATCCGCAGTTGAAACATCTCTCACTCCCGGTGCAAGTATTGATTGGAATACATTGCTCGATGTTAGTTCATTAAACAATGGATTGCATACGGCAACCTGTCGTTTTAAAGATAGCAGAGGGACCTGGAGTGCACCTTTTATTCGTTTCTTCAGTATTGATGAAAACGATGGGTTGCAACAAATTGTTGGCCTCGAATACTGGTTAGATGATGATTATACTAATAAATTTGATTCAACTTTCGCTGCCACATCAATAATGCATCTCGATAAAATTGTGGATGTTTCTTCACTTTGGCCGGGTTTACACTTTTTAAACATAAGACTAATGGATGAACGTGGCAAGTGGAGTGCTCCTGCATGTTGGTATTTTGCTAAAGACGAAAGCGAAACTCCTCGATTTCATAAGTTATCCGCTTTGGAATATTGGTACGATGGCGATTACTCTTCGGTACAAACCAATTCTATTTCAGCAACATCTCTTATTAATCTGGATGAACAACTGAATGTTTCGGCATTAACAAATGGAGTTCACTCTGTTAGTTATCGTTTTCAAAACGAAACCGGTGACTGGAGTCCTGCCTATTCTCAGTTGTTTAGCAAATTTCCTGATGCTGCCGGACCTGAAATACTTAAAATTACGATGCAGGAATACTGGTTTAACGGCGATTACTCAAACGTGCAAACATCAACCGTTCCATCTACTAACGCTCTTAACATCGATGAAAACATTGATGTGTCATCGTTAACGAATGGTATTCATATTTTGAGTAGTCGTTATAAAGATGAAGCAGGAAACTGGAGTTCCGCCTATTCATCTTTGTTTGTAAAATATTCGCCCGATCCGCTGCCCGACATGCACGATTTAGTTGCAATGGAATACTGGATAGATGGAGCTATCTCCGGCAAAGTTAATACATCCATCACTCCTGGTGCTGAATTTATGCTGGATACTCAACTGGATATTTCTGCCTTAACCGACGGATTGCACAGTATTAGCTTCCGTTTTCAGGATAAAGCAGGGAACTGGAGTTCGGCGCTATCAGCGTTATTCAGCAAATTTGAGAATGAAACGATTACCGCCGATAACAAAATCACCGGGTATCGTTATTGGGCCGACAACCTTATTGGTTCGGCTACTGAAGTAATTCTTGCCACCCCCGTAAAGTCGCTTAATCTCGACGAAATACTTGATGTTTCATCGTTTCCAAGTGGCCAACATGTGGTCAGTTTTCAATTCCGTGATGACCAGGGAATTTGGAGTTCCGCCATCAGTCAAACCTACAGTAAAGTTGTTGAACCAACATTGACTATCTCGGCATCCGATTCTTCGGTGTGCAAAGGAAGCGTTATAAATTTTGCAGCAGACTATACTGATGCCGACGTAATTGAATGGAACTTTGGCGATGGAAGTAATTCGAACGAGTTTAGCCCGGAACATATTTATAGTGAAGCCGGTGTTTTTGAGGTGAGTGCGATTGTAACCCACACCGACAGCTCGAAATCGGCTTTCGATACGATTGTTGGGGGTATTGAGGTTTATCCGTCTCAAAACATTTGGCTGGGAGATGCTGATACAATCTTCTTCAGCTCGTTTGAAAGTGATGATTTAAACACTGCACCGGCTAGCTGGATTCAAAAATACGACGGAACCGGTACAGCAAACCAAGTTGTTGTCGACGATCCGGTAAAAAACGGAGTAAAATCATTCCAGATGGAAGGCGCCTCAAGCTGGGCTTCAGAATATTACCGACGACCTGCAACCATGCCAACAGAAGTTACGCTTGAAGCCTGGGTAAATTGCGAAAAAATCCTCTCCGGCCTAGCCGGAAGTATTGGTGTGGGCAATTTCAATGTTGGATCATGGGGAACACGAACATCGCGTTTACAGTTCACTAACGGAAAAATTTCTGCAACTTATTCTGATGGTCCAACCTACGAAATTATGGATTATACACCCGGACAGTGGTATCACATAAAGATGATTCATGATCTTGCTAACCGCTCGTACCAGGTTTATATCAATAATGTACAAGTATCTGGCACAAACGGTAGCGAAACAACTTACGATTTTCCGATGCATCCATCAGTTGAAACAATTGATGTAATGCTTTGCGCCGGAAATAGCGGAACAACTAAAATGTTTTTTGATGATATCCTTCTCAGTGAAAAAGGCGATTTTGAAGTGTGTGAGTCTGACTTGCCTTATCAACTTGGAAGCCAGCAAATAACTTCGGAAGGATTTTATTCTGAAACGATGACAAACAGTTATGGTTGCGATAGCGTAGTTTCTTTCAACCTTGTAATAAACCCGTCAGACAGTATTTGGCTGGCCGATACCATTTGCGAAATCGAATTACCTTATGCATTTGGAGAACAAAGCCTTGTTGCTTCAGGAGTTTATACCGAAGATTTTCCTACTGCTTTTGGTTGCGACAGTATTGTTACCCTTACACTAGTTGTTAACGATACCACGATTAATACCGATGCGGTAACAATTTGCGAAACCGATTTACCGTACACGTTTGGTACGTCTTCGCTGACTTCAGCTGGTATTTACACGGAAGTGTTTTCCAATGTTTATGGATGCGACAGCACTGTAACACTTACACTAACCGTTAACGACACCTCGCTAACAGAACTTGAAATGTCGGTTTGTGAAAACGATCTTCCGCTTATAATCGGTTTAGATACTTTTTATAACGAGGGCGTTTACACCAAACAACTTAACAATACGATGGGTTGCGATAGTACCGTAATCCTGTCCCTGAATGTACTTGATACCTCGCTGGTTACTGCAGAAATTGAGATATGTGAAAATCTATTACCCTTCACTTTTGGTACACAAAGTCTCAGTGCCGGCGGGGTTTATTCCGAAAGTTTTGAGAAAGATAATGGTTGCGACAGCACCGTAATTTTAACACTGATTGTAAAAGATACCTTCGCAGTTTTAGATACTGTAACGGTTTGCGAAAGCGAATTGCCATTTAACTGGGATGGAGATGAATTATGGACATCCGGGCCGTACATCAGGACTTTTACGGCCGAAAACGGATGCGACAGTACCGTTTCGCTTACGTTTAACGTTTTAGACTCCTCGCTTGTTGAACAAAAAATTACAGTTTGTGAAAGTGAATTGCCTTTTACTTTTGGTACGCAAACCCTTGATACAAGCGGGATATTTACCGAAGTTTTCGATGCTGCGAATGGCTGCGACAGTACGGTTATTCTTACCCTGAATGTACTGGATTCAACTATTCGGAATCAGGAAGTGACGGTTTGTGCTGGCGATGTACCCTATGTTTTTGGTACACAAACACTATCGTCAAGCGGAATTTTTACTGAAGTATTTAATGGAAGCAATGGTTGCGACAGTACCGTAATTTTAAATTTAACCGTGAGCGATACTTTCCGCATAGCAGATACGGTTACCATTTGTGAGAATGATATTCCTTACACTTTTGGTACTCAAACGCTGCTTACCGACGGCATTTACACGGAACTATTTACAACAACTGCCGGTTGTGACAGCACAGTAGTTCTTGTTTTTGCCATTAACGATACTGCACAAACAGCCTTCGCCGATACAGTTTGTGAAAATGATTTGCCATACGTTTTCGGAAGTCAGTCGTTAACATCAAGTGGAGTATATTCTGAAGCTTTTGTTGCTGCCAACGGCTGCGACAGCGTGGTAACACTCAGTTTAAAGGTTCACCAGAGTTATGTTACCCACATTTACGAAACAGTTAGTCCATCAGAACTTCCGTTTGTTTTTGGGTCGCAACAACTGACCAAAACGGGAACGTTCTCTAATACATATCCAACTATATTTGGTTGCGACAGCACAATTACGCTGCATCTGCAAGTGCGGGATATAAATCCGCCCGTTGCAAAATGCAATCCGATAGAGGTTGAGCTGAATCATGACGGTTTCTATTCACTGGATAATTTTGATCTGGAAGCTATTGCGCAAGGATCAAACGATGATATCAGCGAATTTGAAGATCTCACAATTTCTGTTTCTCCGGCAGAATTTACCTGCGAAAATATTGGAGAAAATGCTGTTACCGTTAAAGTAAAAGATGCTGTGGGCAACCAGGCAACTTGCACAACTACAATAACTGTTTTAGATCAAATCGCGAATCCGAAAATTGATGAGGTTGACAATCAGATAATGGACGAAGACAGCAATCTGGAGCTTGTATTAACCGGAATTTTGGGAGGAACGGCTTGCGAAACATGGGATGTCGCTCTTTCGGCCACAAGCTTGGGTACAGATTTGATCAGCGAACTAACCATTGATCATTTGCCTAACGACAGTAGTGCATTACTACACATTTTGCTTCAGGATAATCAACATGGTATCGACAGTATTTTTATCTCAGTGCAAGATTCGCTCGGCAATTCAACCAATATCGGTTTCCTTTTAACCGTAAATGCGGTAAACGATCGACCTGAAATCGTACAGGAAATTGAGGATCAGATAATGACAGCCGGTGATTCGGCATCCATTACCGTGAGCAAGATTCCGGGCGAATATTATAGCGATTTAGACGACACAACGTTCATCTTCAGCCTCGATGCCGAGAATGAGGAACTACCCGACTGGATTGTAATTCGGGAAACCGTTGAGCAGTACATTTATACCTTTACTCCAAGCGAATCAGACACCGGATGTTTCAACTTTATACTAACAATTGAAGATGAAGCAGGAGGAGCAACACACGACACTTTCCGTGTTTGTATTGATCCGCTGGAAGTTGGTGTTTCTGTACTGGAAGCAAATGATTTCGGAATTAATCTTTACCCAAACCCAACCAGGGGCGAGGTAAATATTACCTTAAAAAGTCCGCCTCAGGGCGAGATTGAACTGCTGGTAACCAGTATTTCCGGAAGCGAAGTTCTTCGAAAAACCTATCGGAGCGGAGAACGGATCAGTTTTAATTTATCAGAAGATATTAGTGGTACGTACCTGGTAATTCTGCAAATGCATAATAAACGGGTTGTACGAAAACTGATACTTGATAAAAAATAA